One Danio aesculapii chromosome 13, fDanAes4.1, whole genome shotgun sequence DNA window includes the following coding sequences:
- the dusp13a gene encoding dual specificity protein phosphatase 13 isoform X1, which translates to MMSLKELCAYEIPSVAELQNFLLADRRPTGHVNHVWPNVYIGNEVAARDKPMLYNMGITHIVNAASGPPHVNTGPRFYRDMNIDYYGVEADDSFDFAISVFFYATARFIRAALSKNGRVFVHCLMGVSRSATLVLAFLMICEDLTLMEAIKAVREHRDICPNPGFLNQLRHLDMRLVRERKKKLEAYKLNAPKDKPLQAVYVTPSISDLRGLLLSNRKPFGPVSFIWPGLYIGDEFGMQCKFCKFVHSSREVLLKHYRLQHYQGRSWQQPCLFTDCICTFKTVEHAGSCCVSA; encoded by the exons AT GATGTCTCTCAAGGAGCTGTGTGCCTATGAAATCCCATCCGTTGCTGAACTGCAGAACTTCCTGTTGGCTGACAGACGCCCCACTGGACATGTCAACCACGTGTGGCCTAATGTGTACATTGGCAATGA AGTTGCGGCGCGAGACAAGCCAATGCTGTATAATATGGGGATCACACACATTGTGAATGCTGCCAGTGGACCGCCTCATGTCAACACTGGACCCCGCTTTTACAGAGACATGAATATAGATTACTACGGAGTGGAAGCTGATGATTCCTTTGACTTTGCCATAAGTGTGTTTTTCTATGCAACAGCAAGGTTCATAAGAGCTGCACTGTCAAAAAATG GAAGGGTGTTTGTCCACTGTCTGATGGGAGTGAGCCGCTCTGCCACTCTGGTGTTGGCCTTCCTCATGATCTGTGAGGATCTTACTCTAATGGAGGCCATTAAAGCTGTACGGGAACACAGGGACATCTGCCCTAACCCTGGCTTTCTTAACCAGCTCCGACATCTTGACATGAGACTCGTCCGAGAGAGGAAGAAAAAACTGGAAGCTTACAAATT AAATGCTCCTAAAGACAAACCACTGCAGGCAGTGTATGTGACACCATCTATATCTGATCTGCGGGGTCTGCTGCTGTCAAACAGAAAGCCTTTTGGACCTGTCAGTTTTATCTGGCCTGGCCTGTACATCGGAGATGA GTTTGGAATGCAGTGCAAGTTTTGCAAATTTGTCCACAGTAGCCGTGAAGTTCTCCTGAAACACTACAGACTACAGCACTATCAAGGACGATCCTGGCAGCAGCCTTGTTTGTTTACTGACTGCATCTGCACTTTCAAGACTGTAG AACATGCTGGTTCGTGTTGTGTTAGCGCCTGA
- the dusp13a gene encoding dual specificity protein phosphatase 13 isoform X2 yields MMSLKELCAYEIPSVAELQNFLLADRRPTGHVNHVWPNVYIGNEVAARDKPMLYNMGITHIVNAASGPPHVNTGPRFYRDMNIDYYGVEADDSFDFAISVFFYATARFIRAALSKNGRVFVHCLMGVSRSATLVLAFLMICEDLTLMEAIKAVREHRDICPNPGFLNQLRHLDMRLVRERKKKLEAYKLNAPKDKPLQAVYVTPSISDLRGLLLSNRKPFGPVSFIWPGLYIGDDLSVFAAFCTRCPVSSHQQQLPSHDSGLECSASFANLSTVAVKFS; encoded by the exons AT GATGTCTCTCAAGGAGCTGTGTGCCTATGAAATCCCATCCGTTGCTGAACTGCAGAACTTCCTGTTGGCTGACAGACGCCCCACTGGACATGTCAACCACGTGTGGCCTAATGTGTACATTGGCAATGA AGTTGCGGCGCGAGACAAGCCAATGCTGTATAATATGGGGATCACACACATTGTGAATGCTGCCAGTGGACCGCCTCATGTCAACACTGGACCCCGCTTTTACAGAGACATGAATATAGATTACTACGGAGTGGAAGCTGATGATTCCTTTGACTTTGCCATAAGTGTGTTTTTCTATGCAACAGCAAGGTTCATAAGAGCTGCACTGTCAAAAAATG GAAGGGTGTTTGTCCACTGTCTGATGGGAGTGAGCCGCTCTGCCACTCTGGTGTTGGCCTTCCTCATGATCTGTGAGGATCTTACTCTAATGGAGGCCATTAAAGCTGTACGGGAACACAGGGACATCTGCCCTAACCCTGGCTTTCTTAACCAGCTCCGACATCTTGACATGAGACTCGTCCGAGAGAGGAAGAAAAAACTGGAAGCTTACAAATT AAATGCTCCTAAAGACAAACCACTGCAGGCAGTGTATGTGACACCATCTATATCTGATCTGCGGGGTCTGCTGCTGTCAAACAGAAAGCCTTTTGGACCTGTCAGTTTTATCTGGCCTGGCCTGTACATCGGAGATGA TCTGTCAGTCTTCGCGGCATTTTGCACGAGGTGTCCCGTGTCGTCTCATCAGCAGCAACTGCCATCGCATGATTCAG GTTTGGAATGCAGTGCAAGTTTTGCAAATTTGTCCACAGTAGCCGTGAAGTTCTCCTGA